Part of the Companilactobacillus zhachilii genome is shown below.
GCGATAGAAACAGTTATTAAACCATTTGTCAACGAGCTTTATAACCAAGGCATTAAGTATACGGGGATAGTTTATGCCGGGTTGATTTTGACTCAAGATGGTATCAAAGTTATCGAGTTTAATGCTCGTTTTGGTGATCCAGAGACAGAAGTTGTCTTGCCACGATTACAATCTGATTTGTCAGAGATGATAAATCAAATGCTTCATCATAAAAAAATCAATGAAATTACTTGGTCGACTACGGGCTTGAACTTAGGAGTTTTCGCTGTCAGCCATGGATATCCTGGTAAACAAGTAGTTGGTGATTTAGGTAGTACGGATGAATTTAGAAGTTGTCCTTTGACGGTCAACTATGCTAGTGTTCGTAAAGAAAATCACCGGCTGATCAGTAATGGAGGACGATTGTATTTAGTCCAAACGCAAGCTGAAGATTTAGACAGTGCGCAAGTGCAAGTTTATCGAGAATTAGGAAAGATGAACCAATTGCATATTTATTATCGTCGTGATATTGGTAAGAATTCGATTTAAAAATTATAAATTAGAATGAGGAAACTGCCGTGAAGAAAAGTTTTGGATAAAATTCCGAAATACTTCAAAAGGCAGTTTCTTTTTTGCAATTGAGATTAAATTTTGCTTATGATATACTATCCAAGTTTTTTAGGGGGAACCAATGAAAGAAGAAACATATAAATATCCGAGACAATTCATTGTAGGTGTCTGGTTAATAACTGTTGGAATAGCAATGATGACTCTAGTAATTAAATTGCCTAATGGCATCCCGAACGCAGCTTATTTTGGAGTGATTTATGCTCTAGGTATGTTTTGGCAATTGAATTCTAGAACTCGCAAGCGCTTCAGTGTTGGTTCGGGCACTATTAGACAGAAAAAATGGGCAAATCGATCAATTGTTATTTTAATGGCTTTGGTCTTTCTTAGCTTTTTACCAGCGCAAATGATGCATTTGAGTGGGATGCAAGCGGTATATGTCACCTGGGTTATGATACTGATTGGGGTAGGACTACATTTTTTTGCATTTATTCCTGTGCACGGTAAGATTATCGGAATATTGGGTCTTGTGATTGTTTTAAATGGATTATTTGGTTTATTTGTACGTTTGCCACTTGATATGATTTTCAGCAGTGATGGTCTAATTAAGATTATTTTTGGTTTAGTTTATTTGAAAGTTAGTCCAATTAATTTTTAGTAAAATAATAGCCTCAGAATCCATGGCGGAATCTGGGGCTATTTTGTTATATAATTATTTAGCTAACACGTTAAATATGCCACCTCCAAGAGCAAGAAAATTAGGTCGCTGTGGAGACCGAGCCAAGGTCTCGTCTCTCGACTTTGAACCTCGCAAAAACCACAAGTTTCAAAGCTCGTCCCGTGGTGTAAGCACTAAAGTGCTAACGTCACCTTCACAGCAAACTAATTTACTGCTCTTTCCGGCTAGTTCATTGTTTTTTTGAATCAATAGTAAATAACTTTAAGTATTACTTTGCCATCAATGACCAGAATTATAAGATATAGAATATATTCTGAATCTTTTGATTTTAAAAATTATTTCAATTCTATAGTCAAAAAATCAACTAGCACCACGAGTAGCTAACATATGGAATTACAAAGATAAACTAATCTTTTTTCTTAGGTGGAATATATTCAAAGTCTGGATTGATTTTGTTATCAATATCTTTCCAAGCTTGTTCCATATCTTCATTAACTTGTTTTGTTTGTTCATCGGTTAACTTGGCTTTGAAATCAAAATCAATTTCAGGTCCAATGCCGACGGTGATTTGTTTGTGTAACATTAAACCGCCAAACGTTAATGGTCCCTGATAAACGAATGGCACTAATGGAGCTTTGGATAATTTAGCAATTAATGATGCGCCACCTTTAAGTTCTTCAGAGTAGCGTGTACCAGAAGGAAACATGATTAAAACGCGTCCTTCCTTTTTAAGAGCCTTGACTGGCGTTTTAATAGCAGATGGTCCTGGATGGGCACGGTCCACTGGAAATGCGTGAGCGTGGACTAAAATGTATCTTAAAATTGGATTCTTGAAGAGTTCTTTTTTAGCCATGAAAGTGGCATCACGTGGGGCAATTACTAAGGCAAAGAAAATTGGTTCCCACCATGTTCGATGGGGGGCAACCAAAATATATGGTTTGTCAGGTAGATTTTCTTTACCGATGACGTCAAATCGTCCGTTCAATAAAAATACTAATCCCCGTACAAAAGCACGAATAAATTTATAAAACATAGAAATATCATTCTCCCAAAAATAATTTTGTCTTATTTAAAATACCATAAAGCAGGTGCATTATGTCGATTAATTCGCAAGATATTATCTCTAACAGTGGAATCATCATTAATCAGGATAAACAATTGTATTCGTTTAACCTTGATACTATTTTACTCTATAATTTTGCGAAACCAGCAAAAAAAGGCAAAGTCGTTGATTTATGTGCTGGAAATGGAGCAATTGGTTTGTCTTTAGCAGCTAAAACAAAAGCTCAGATTTATCTAGTGGAAATCCAAGAACAGCTTGCTAAGCTTTCGGCCAAAAGTATTCAAGATAACCATTTGGAAGCTCAAGTTCATTTGATTAATGATGATTTAAAAAACGTGCAACAGTATTTAGCACACGATACGGTTGATACGATAGTTTGTAATCCACCATATTTTAAATTGGCAGACAAGACGTCTATTAAGGACAATCCAGTGTTAGCAATTGCCCGTCATGAATTGAAAGCTACCTTAACCGATATTCTTTCTACTATTAAAATACTGTTAAAAGAAAATTCTCACGCCTACATCGTGTATCGTCCCGAAAGATTGAGTGAATTATTTAGTATTATGACACAAGAAAAACTACAACCAAAACGGATTCGTTTCGTCAGATCACTGTCAAATAAGGACGCAAACTTAGTTTTATTGGATGTAGTGAAGACGGTGAAGTCAGCTTCTTTGCGAGTCGAACCTGATTTAGTGATTTATAATGAGAAACATCAGTTAACAAAAGAGGCTAGTTTGATTATCAATGGAAAATAAAAAATATTACGTTTATATGTTGCTCTGTAATGACAGAACCTTTTATACTGGAACCAGCAATAATGTTGAGAAACGAGTTGCAACACACAATGCAGGTAAGGGTGCTAAGTATACAAAAATCAGGCGACCAGTTAAATTAATGTATAGCGAAGAGTTGGCTGATAAGTCGGCAGCTTTGAAACGTGAGATTGCTATTAAAAAACTCAGTCGCCAACAAAAAGTAACTTTGTTGAAAAGTCATGGAATAAATTGGCAAGACTACTTGATTTCATGATTGTTTTCCCATATAATATTTACCTGTATTGAATACACACACTTGACGATTTGATTGATGGTGCGCTACGGCGTTTCAGTCAGACATGACTCGAGTGGAGGTAAAAACCAGGAGGAACTATTTTATGTCAGTTATTTCTATGAAACAATTGCTTGAAGCCGGTGTACATTTTGGACACCAAACAAGACGTTGGAACCCCAAGATGAAGCCATTTATCTTTACACAAAGAAATGGTATTTACATCATTGATTTACAAAAAACAGTACGCATGATCGACGATGCTTACAACTATATGAAGGCTGTTGCCGGTGATGACGGAATTTTCCTATTCGTTGGTACAAAGAAGCAAGCCCAAGACGCTGTTGCTGAAGAAGCTACACGTGCAGGCCAATACTACGTTAACCATCGTTGGTTAGGTGGTACTTTGACTAACTGGAACACAATCCAAAAACGTATCAAGAGATTAAAAGAAATCAAGGCTATGGCCACTGATGGTACTTTTGAACGTCTACCTAAGAAAGAAGTTGCTTTACTTACAAAGCAACAAGCTAAGTTAGAAAAATTCCTTGGTGGTATCGAAGATATGCCAAGAATTCCTGATGTTATGTTCATTGTTGACCCTCATAAGGAAAACATTGCTGTTAACGAAGCTAAGAAACTTAACATTCCTATCGTAGCTATGGTTGATACAAATACAGATCCAGATCCTATCGATGTTATCATTCCTTCAAATGATGATGCTATTCGTGCCGTAAGATTGATTACTGCTAAGATGGCTGACGCTATTGTTGAAGGTAAGCAAGGTGAAGAAGCTGTTTCAGATGCAGACTTTGCTGACAAGAAAGACGATAACAAAGATTCAGAAGCTGCTGATGACAAGTCAATCGAAGATTTGGCAAACGCAACAAACAATAACGATAACAAATAATTTAAAATAATATCCGTAAAATAGAGTCATCTGAGTAAGATGGCTTTATTTATACGACTGGAGGATTTACGAATGGCTAAAATTACTGCTGCTCAAGTTAAAGAATTACGTGATAAGACAAGCGTTGGTATGATGGATGCTAAAAAGGCATTGGTTTCTGCTGATGGTGACATGGATAAAGCTGTTGACTTGCTACGTGAAAAGGGTATTGCTAAAGCTGCTAAGAAGAGCGGAAACATCGCTGCTGAAGGTTTAACACATATCGAAGTTTCAGGTAACAAAGCTGCTATCATCGAAGTTAACTCAGAAACAGACTTCGTTTCATCAAATGATAAGTTTATCGATCTTGTTAACTCAATTGGTAAGGCTATCGTTGAAAATGAACCAAAGACTATGGACGAAGCATTGGCTTTAAGTCTTGGTGAAGGTTCAATCAACGACGCAATCACAGGCTTAACAGCTGTTATCGGTGAAAAGATCAGCTTGAGACGTTTTGAAGTTCTTGACAAGACTGATGCTCAAGTATTCGGCTCATACCTACACAACGGTGGCCTAATTGGTGCCATTGTTACTCTTGAAGGTACAGACGAAGAAGCTGCTAAGGATGTTGCTATGCACGTTGCTGCTA
Proteins encoded:
- a CDS encoding GIY-YIG nuclease family protein is translated as MENKKYYVYMLLCNDRTFYTGTSNNVEKRVATHNAGKGAKYTKIRRPVKLMYSEELADKSAALKREIAIKKLSRQQKVTLLKSHGINWQDYLIS
- the rpsB gene encoding 30S ribosomal protein S2, with protein sequence MSVISMKQLLEAGVHFGHQTRRWNPKMKPFIFTQRNGIYIIDLQKTVRMIDDAYNYMKAVAGDDGIFLFVGTKKQAQDAVAEEATRAGQYYVNHRWLGGTLTNWNTIQKRIKRLKEIKAMATDGTFERLPKKEVALLTKQQAKLEKFLGGIEDMPRIPDVMFIVDPHKENIAVNEAKKLNIPIVAMVDTNTDPDPIDVIIPSNDDAIRAVRLITAKMADAIVEGKQGEEAVSDADFADKKDDNKDSEAADDKSIEDLANATNNNDNK
- a CDS encoding DUF6609 family protein is translated as MKEETYKYPRQFIVGVWLITVGIAMMTLVIKLPNGIPNAAYFGVIYALGMFWQLNSRTRKRFSVGSGTIRQKKWANRSIVILMALVFLSFLPAQMMHLSGMQAVYVTWVMILIGVGLHFFAFIPVHGKIIGILGLVIVLNGLFGLFVRLPLDMIFSSDGLIKIIFGLVYLKVSPINF
- a CDS encoding tRNA1(Val) (adenine(37)-N6)-methyltransferase; this encodes MSINSQDIISNSGIIINQDKQLYSFNLDTILLYNFAKPAKKGKVVDLCAGNGAIGLSLAAKTKAQIYLVEIQEQLAKLSAKSIQDNHLEAQVHLINDDLKNVQQYLAHDTVDTIVCNPPYFKLADKTSIKDNPVLAIARHELKATLTDILSTIKILLKENSHAYIVYRPERLSELFSIMTQEKLQPKRIRFVRSLSNKDANLVLLDVVKTVKSASLRVEPDLVIYNEKHQLTKEASLIINGK
- a CDS encoding lysophospholipid acyltransferase family protein — translated: MFYKFIRAFVRGLVFLLNGRFDVIGKENLPDKPYILVAPHRTWWEPIFFALVIAPRDATFMAKKELFKNPILRYILVHAHAFPVDRAHPGPSAIKTPVKALKKEGRVLIMFPSGTRYSEELKGGASLIAKLSKAPLVPFVYQGPLTFGGLMLHKQITVGIGPEIDFDFKAKLTDEQTKQVNEDMEQAWKDIDNKINPDFEYIPPKKKD
- the tsf gene encoding translation elongation factor Ts, with product MAKITAAQVKELRDKTSVGMMDAKKALVSADGDMDKAVDLLREKGIAKAAKKSGNIAAEGLTHIEVSGNKAAIIEVNSETDFVSSNDKFIDLVNSIGKAIVENEPKTMDEALALSLGEGSINDAITGLTAVIGEKISLRRFEVLDKTDAQVFGSYLHNGGLIGAIVTLEGTDEEAAKDVAMHVAAINPKYMSREQVPADVLEHEKAIFTEETKAEGKPEKIIPRIVEGRVNKYLSEISLADQEFVKDSDMTVQQFVESKNSKLVSFVRYEVGEGIEKKQEDFAEEVKNQMNN